One Vicugna pacos chromosome 31, VicPac4, whole genome shotgun sequence genomic region harbors:
- the LPL gene encoding lipoprotein lipase — MESKALLLVALSVWLQSLTASRGGLATADSITERSDFIDIESKFALRTPEDTVEDTCHLIPGVTESVANCHFNHSSKTFMVIHGWTVTGMYESWVPKLVAALYKREPDSNVIVVDWLSRAQQHYPVSAGYTKLVGKDVARFINWMADELNYPPDNVHLLGYSLGAHAAGIAGSLTNKKVNRITGLDPAGPNFEYAEAPSRLSPDDAYFVDVLHTFTRGSPGRSIGIQKPVGHIDIYPNGGAFQPGCNIGEAIRVIAERGFGDVDQLVKCSHERSIHLFIDSLLNEENPSKAYRCNSREAFEKGLCLSCRKNRCNNLGYEINKVRAKRSSKMYLKTRAEMPYRVFHYQVKIHFSGTESVTYTNQAFEISLYGTVAESENIPFTLPEVSTNKTYSFLIYTEVDIGELLMLKLKWISDSYFSWSDWWSTPSFPVEKIRVKAGETQKKVIFCSREKMPHLRRGKSPVIFVKCHDRSLNRRSG, encoded by the exons ATGGAGAGCAAAGCGCTGCTCCTGGTGGCGCTGAGCGTGTGGCTTCAGAGTCTGACGGCCTCCCGCGGAGGGCTGGCCACCGCCGACA GCATTACAGAACGAAGTGATTTTATAGACATCGAAAGTAAATTTGCTCTGAGGACCCCTGAAGACACAGTTGAGGACACTTGCCACCTCATTCCGGGAGTGACAGAGTCTGTGGCTAATTGTCACTTCAATCATAGCAGCAAAACCTTTATGGTGATCCATGGCTGGACG GTGACAGGAATGTATGAGAGTTGGGTGCCCAAGCTTGTGGCTGCCCTGTACAAGAGGGAACCGGACTCCAACGTCATCGTGGTGGACTGGCTGTCACGGGCCCAGCAGCATTACCCGGTGTCTGCGGGGTACACCAAGCTGGTGGGAAAGGACGTGGCCAGGTTTATCAACTGGATGGCG GATGAACTTAACTATCCTCCGGACAACGTCCACCTCTTGGGGTACAGCCTTGGAGCCCACGCTGCTGGCATTGCAGGGAGTCTGACCAATAAGAAGGTCAACAGAATTACCG GCCTGGACCCAGCTGGACCCAACTTCGAGTACGCGGAGGCTCCAAGTCGGCTTTCTCCGGATGATGCGTACTTTGTGGACGTCCTACACACGTTCACCAGGGGGTCACCCGGCCGAAGCATTGGGATCCAGAAACCAGTCGGGCACATTGACATTTACCCTAACGGAGGCGCTTTCCAGCCGGGGTGCAACATCGGGGAAGCTATCCGTGTGATCGCCGAGAGAGGTTTTGGAG ATGTGGACCAGCTAGTGAAGTGCTCCCATGAGCGTTCCATCCATCTCTTCATCGACTCCCTGCTGAACGAGGAAAACCCAAGCAAGGCCTACCGGTGCAATTCGAGGGAGGCCTTTGAGAAGGGGCTCTGCCTGAGCTGCAGAAAGAACCGTTGCAACAACCTGGGCTACGAGATCAACAAGGTCAGAGCCAAAAGAAGCAGCAAAATGTACCTGAAGACGCGCGCGGAGATGCCCTACAGAG TCTTCCATTACCAAGTAAAGATACATTTTTCTGGGACCGAGAGTGTTACCTACACCAACCAGGCCTTCGAGATCTCTCTGTATGGCACCGTGGCCGAGAGCGAGAACATCCCCTTCACCCT gccTGAAGTTTCTACAAATAAGACGTACTCCTTTCTAATTTACACGGAGGTGGATATTGGAGAGCTGCTAATGTTGAAACTCAAATGGATTAGTGATTCATACTTCAGCTGGTCAGACTGGTGGAGCACCCCCAGCTTTCCTGTCGAGAAGATCAGAGTAAAGGCAGGAGAGACCCAAAAGaa GGTGATCTTCTGCTCCAGGGAGAAAATGCCTCATCTGCGGAGAGGAAAGTCACCTGTGATATTTGTAAAATGCCACGACAGGTCTCTGAACAGAAGGTCTGGCTG A